A window of the Myxocyprinus asiaticus isolate MX2 ecotype Aquarium Trade chromosome 11, UBuf_Myxa_2, whole genome shotgun sequence genome harbors these coding sequences:
- the fhip1b gene encoding FHF complex subunit HOOK interacting protein 1B isoform X3, with translation MSWLSRLNPRGQGTRTSRHAAPSSPCIADPETCLMVFENHWRQVSGVLKQRESSVGGSADDLTAVRNHTDQMLCLLAEERPAGGEGESPAIGPILEMVVAENILEALVQWHVRRGLDPDSQLELLKLFEMLIGQSHQPLLLHSAVLQPLLSLLGACVDPQLGCPPALESSLVLLLNQVCVSMAKQTAVLESLFRCGSVQQGPTNLLIFSLLVPFIHRDGALGQQARDALLLVMATSANNHAVARHIAENSYFCPVLATGLSGLYSSLPRKIDVRGDDWHALRREDWIGVFSLVLFMNSLEFCNAVVQVAHPLVRCQLLDYLHNGFLVPVMGPALHKSSVDEMIASTAYLDLFLRCITETSLLKTFLRFILLHRHDNNTILDTLLARISSNSRLCMVSLSLFKTLLSLNCEDLMLQLVLRYLLPCTHVMLSQRRAVRETDLYGKSADKFLSLIPECCRITATPSSERDDEPAFWGKVLGSPTTESPVHPRPSTPSRLALFIRQQSSGGPANTTSSGSDNTPSSPRGSISSPLSPDSPMHQFPDTSEGETGYLEYLHDARRGIELCSWACRDWSAPYDGENPSPNSAPPPPPPPKSNPTLNMVQEHFSLTDATQKRTAVVAAARAEWSSSERDSGEWDVTISKNCISLTPRSKKRTLLPSTIPLQSSLTSLSASTEKTRAVETVSQHFLSAPHPALYNGTGQVEFADTVDERMEVKKVKRDSDVNSGVVESGQNRSVVMGPIDSNLPYSDFHVGSARKSSQVQLNPGLQPQTTLPSSSQECLQNDGQRSSSVPGLTETSSVASDSRGQESVESLIEELLERAPSEPLSGDSKCQGISIEAFHQELRELEEHVRERRVLSHSLEESSRDFRPAAPSLTDEDCLPLEIEQRSSEPKPDSFTTGVFSPARPLGQPLAQPYTGPFITVLFSKLENMMQNSLYVNILLTGVVFQLACYPQPLLRSFLLNNNMVFQPSVKSLIQVLGSVKNRIEVFAAAHEDFPSMFRKARHFLVARGKIDWTDSPMGVPNLRRSDSLIKSRKTSLGDLILRHTNSPTRARHAAQLALAHVRDGGQSLHSALFRGGTSGGTSGLEKQAEALRVKNAVYCAVIFSEFLKELAALAQEHAVALPFPPSQGTEE, from the exons ATGAGTTGGCTAAGTCGTTTAAATCCAAGGGGTCAGGGCACTCGGACCAGTAGACATGCAGCCCCGTCCAGCCCATGCATTGCTGACCCCGAGACTTGTCTCATGgtgtttgagaaccactggagaCAG gTATCAGGGGTGTTGAAACAGAGGGAGTCTTCAGTGGGTGGGAGCGCTGATGATCTCACAGCAGTTCGCAATCACACAGATCAAATGCTGTGCCTGCTAGCTGAAGAGAGACCTGCAGGGGGAGAAGGTGAATCACCAG CAATTGGTCCCATTCTGGAGATGGTGGTGGCAGAAAACATATTGGAAGCTCTGGTGCAGTGGCATGTGCGCCGTGGCCTGGATCCAGACAGCCAGCTGGAGCTGTTGAAGTTGTTTGAGATGCTGATTGGACAGTCCCATCAGCCTCTGCTTCTGCACAGTGCAGTGTTGCAACCACTGCTAAGCCTACTGGGAGCTTGTGTGGACCCCCAGCTGGGCTGCCCTCCTGCCCTGGAGTCCAGCCTCGTATTGCTGCTAAATCAG GTTTGTGTGTCCATGGCGAAGCAGACTGCAGTTTTGGAGTCGTTATTTAGGTGTGGGTCGGTACAGCAGGGTCCCACTAACTTACTGATCTTCTCCCTGTTGGTACCGTTTATTCATCGAGACGGAGCTCTGGGGCAGCAGGCCCGTGACGCACTTCTCCTTGTCATGGCAACATCTGCCAACAACCACGCTGTCGCACGCCACATTGCAGAGAACTCCTACTTCTGCCCA GTGTTGGCGACAGGGCTGAGTGGGCTGTATTCATCCCTGCCAAGGAAGATTGACGTACGGGGCGACGACTGGCATGCTCTGCGTAGGGAGGACTGGATTGGTGTGTTTTCACTAGTGCTGTTCATGAACAGTCTTGAATTTTGCAATGCTGTAGTACAGGTAGCACACCCTCTTGTTCGCTGCCAACTCCTTGACTACCTCCACAACGGCTTCCTGGTGCCAGTCATGGGCCCTGCTCTGCACAAG TCGTCGGTGGATGAGATGATAGCAAGCACAGCATATCTGGACTTGTTTCTACGCTGTATCACAGAAACTTCCCTTCTGAAGACCTTCCTGCGCTTCATTCTGTTGCATCGCCATGACAACAACACAATCCTTGACACACTACTTGCGCGCATCAGCAGCAATTCACGG cTATGCATGGTCTCTCTCAGTCTGTTCAAAACATTGCTCAGCCTCAACTGTGAAGACCTCATGCTCCAGCTTGTACTCAG GTATCTGTTGCCATGTACACATGTAATGCTGAGTCAGCGGAGGGCAGTTAGAGAAACGGACCTCTATGGCAAATCAGCTGACAAGTTCCTTTCCCTCATACCAGAATGCTGCCGAATCACTGCAACGCCCTCTAGTGAGCGGGATGATGAACCTGCCTTTTGGGGCAAGG tGTTGGGTAGTCCCACTACAGAGTCACCAGTTCACCCCAGACCCAGCACTCCATCCCGCCTAGCTCTCTTTATTCGACAGCAAAGCTCAGGAGGCCCAGCCAACACCACCTCATCTGGCTCAGATAACACCCCATCTTCTCCTCGCGGTAGTATTTCTTCCCCTCTGTCTCCTGACAGCCCCATGCACCAATTTCCAGACACTTCAGAAGGGGAGACTGGCTACCTAGAATATCTGCATGATGCTCGGAGAGGCATTGAGCTCTGCTCCTGGGCCTGTCGAGACTGGTCAGCTCCTTATGACGGAGAAAATCCCTCTCCAAACTCTGCTCCGCCGCCACCTCCCCCTCCTAAGTCCAACCCCACCCTCAATATGGTACAAGAGCATTTCTCCCTAACAGACGCCACCCAGAAGAGGACAGCAGTGGTGGCTGCAGCACGTGCTGAATGGAGTAGCTCAGAACGAGATAGTGGAGAGTGGGATGTTACCATCAGCAAAAACTGCATCAGCCTCACACCCCGCAGCAAGAAACGCACCCTTCTCCCCAGCACTATACCCCTACAGTCTTCATTAACTTCTTTATCAGCCTCTACAGAGAAAACACGTGCTGTGGAAACTGTATCCCAGCACTTTCTTTCTGCACCTCATCCAGCGCTCTATAATGGGACAGGGCAGGTTGAGTTTGCAGACACTGTGGATGAGAGAATGGAGGTTAAGAAGGTGAAGAGAGACTCTGATGTAAATAGTGGAGTGGTAGAATCAGGGCAGAACAGATCGGTGGTTATGGGCCCAATTGACTCCAATCTTCCCTACAGTGATTTCCATGTAGGATCGGCACGGAAATCCTCTCAGGTGCAATTGAACCCAGGCCTGCAACCGCAAACAACCCTGCCCTCCTCTTCTCAAGAGTGTTTACAAAATGATGGCCAGAGATCATCATCTGTTCCTGGCTTGACAGAGACCTCCTCAGTGGCCAGTGACAGCAGGGGCCAGGAGTCTGTTGAGAGTCTAATTGAGGAGTTGCTGGAGCGGGCACCATCAGAGCCATTGTCTGGTGATTCAAAATGTCAGGGCATCAGCATTGAGGCTTTCCATCAGGAGCTGAGGGAGCTAGAGGAACACGTAAGAGAGAGGAGGGTTCTTTCACACAGCTTAGAAGAGTCCAGTCGGGACTTCCGCCCTGCTGCTCCCAGCctgacagatgaagactgtcTTCCATTGGAGATCGAGCAGCGGTCCAGTGAGCCCAAGCCTGACAGCTTTACCACTGGGGTATTTAGCCCTGCTCGACCACTTGGACAACCTCTTGCTCAACCATACACAG gTCCATTTATAACTGTCCTGTTCAGTAAACTGGAGAATATGATGCAGAACTCCCTGTATGTGAACATTTTACTGACGGGCGTTGTGTTCCAGCTGGCCTGTTACCCTCAGCCTCTCCTCCGGTCTTTCCTCCTCAACAACAACATGGTGTTTCAACCCAGCGTTAAGTCACTTATACAG GTGCTGGGATCAGTAAAAAATCGCATTGAGGTGTTTGCAGCGGCACATGAGGATTTCCCTTCCATGTTTAGAAAAGCTCGCCATTTTCTGGTTGCAAGAGGAAAGATAGACTGGACAGATTCACCCATGGGAGTGCCCAACCTCCGTCGATCAGACTCATTAA TTAAAAGCCGTAAGACATCTCTGGGTGATCTTATCTTGAGGCACACCAACAGTCCTACAAGAGCTCGCCATGCAGCTCAGTTGGCCCTGGCCCATGTGAGGGATGGAGGGCAGTCTCTGCACAGTGCTTTGTTCCGGGGTGGCACGAGTGGTGGCACCTCTGGCCTAGAGAAGCAGGCAGAAGCACTAAGGGTGAAAAATGCAGTCTACTGTGCTGTCATTTTCTCTGAATTTCTCAAAGAGCTGGCAGCTCTTGCACAGGAGCATGCAGTAGCCCTGCCCTTCCCACCTAGTCAAGGCACTGAGGAATAA